The genomic region CCGTCTCGTACGCCGTCGGGGTGATCGCCCAGAAGCCGCTGCTCGCCCGGCTGCCGGCCGGCCAGGTCACCTGGATGGCCTGCACGATCGGCGCCATCAGCTGCCTTCCGTACGGACCGTCGCTGGTCGAGGAGATCGCGGCGGCCCGGCCGTCCACGCTGTGGTGGGTGCTGTACCTCGGCGCCTTCCCGACCGCGCTCGGCTTCACCACCTGGGCGTTCGCGCTCTCCCGGACCACCGCCGGCCGGATGGGCGCCACGACGTACCTGGTGCCGGTCGTCGCCATCGGTCTGGCCTGGTTGCTGCTGGACGAGACACCGGCAGCGCTGGCCCTCGGCGGCGGCGCACTGTGCCTGGTCGGCGTCGCGCTATCGCGCCGTACCGCGAAGGTGCGCGTGGATGCCGCCGTAGACGCTCACGCGCGGCAGTAGCCGCTTGGGGACCTTCGTGACGACGCTGTAGTTGGCGTCGACGACGTTGGCGAGCGGGACCTCGCTGATCTGGCTCAGGAGCTGGTACGCGTCGAGCTTGTCGAGCCCGTAGAGCTCGCTGAGCCAGCCGACCATGTCGACCTGGCCCGCGCGCCAGGCGTCCTCCAGCGGCCGGCTGGACCCGACCACCGCGAGGTGGTCGTCGGTCTCCAGCCGGGGCCAGGCCGGGCCCGGCGTCTTCACCAGGGCGACCACCATGACGACGTTCATGGCGCCTTCCACCGCCGTACCGCAGGACTCGCCCTCACCCTGGCGGTAGTGCCCGTCGCCGACCGAGAACAGCGCCCCCTCGACGTTCACCCGCAGGTAGCAGGTCGTGCCGGGCTTCATCTCCGGGGTGTCCATGTTGCCGCCGAAGTAGTCCGGTACCAGCGACGAGCGGACCTCCCCGGCCGCCGGGGCCAGCCCGACCGTGCCCAGCATCGGCTCGATCGGCAGGGCCACCTCCAGGTCACTGCCCTGCGCCTGGAAGCCGACGGTCTGCCGGTCGGTGTCCACCTCGTAGATCCAGGTCCGCTCCGGCAGCGGGTCCTGCAGCGTGGCGGTCCGGTCGGTGCTGGTCAGCCCGCCGAAGAACGGGATGGTCGCCGACGCGCCCCAGCTCCGGGCCGGGGTCAGCTCGACGAAGTGCAGCGCCAGGGTGTCGCCCGGCTCGGCGCCCTCGACGTAGAACGGCCCGGTCTGCGGGTTGACGAACGGCATGCTGAGCGAGGCGCTGGCCAGGTCCGCAGTACTGCGCAGCCGGCCGCAGAACGCGTCCTCGGTCCACAGCCGCAGCTGGGTGCCGGGGCGGACCCGGCGGACCTCAGCGGCACCGCCGAAGGTCCAGGTGAGCTGCTCGCTGTCCGGGGTGAAGTCGACGATGTCCACGGACCGCAAGCTACGCCGGGTCCGACCGTAACGCGACCGGTCAGCGGGTTCTCAGCCGATTCTCAAACAGACGGCCTACGCTCGATGGTCGGAGGTCCGGACCACACCGGACCAGTGATCCGACCAGCGGTGGGAGCGCACGATGCGGGTACTCGTGGTGGACGACGACCGGGCGGTCCGGGACTCGCTGCGCCGTTCGCTGGAGTTCAACGACTTCGAGGTGGTCACCGCCTCCGACGGCGCCGAGGCGCTCGCGGTGATCGGCAACGTCGACCCCGACGTGGTCGTGATGGACGTGATGATGCCCCGGCTGGACGGGCTGGAGACCACCAAGGCGTTGCGGGCCGCGGGCAACAACGTGCCGATCCTGGTGCTGACCGCACGGGACGCGGTCGCCGACCGGGTGGACGGCCTGGACGCCGGCGGCGACGACTACCTGACCAAGCCGTTCGCGCTGGAGGAGCTGCTGGCCCGGCTGCGCGCCCTGCTGCGGCGCAGCGCGGCCCCCGGCGAAGGCGGCCCACGCGGCGAGATCCTGCAGTACGCCGACCTGGTGGTCGACGTGGACGCGCACGAGGTGCACCGCGGCGACGTGCCGATCCAGCTCACCCGGACCGAGTTCTCCCTGCTCGAGCTGCTGATCCGCAACCCGCGCCGGGTGCTGGAGCGCGCGGTGATCCTGGACGCGGTCTGGGGCTACGACTTCCCGACCACGGCGAACTCGCTCGAGGTCTACATCGGCTACCTGCGCCGCAAGACCGAGGTGAACGGCCTGCCCCGGCTGATCCACACCGTGCGCGGCATCGGCTACGTGCTCCGGGACACTCCGCCGTGAGCACGCAACCCCCCGACTTCCCGTCGTACGCCGGTCGCCCGCGGCCCGGCGTACCGCCGACGCCCTCGCCGCGGCCGGCCGGGCCGAGCGGTCCTCCCCAGCCCGGGCAGAGTCCCGGCGTCACAGGTCCGGGTGCTCCCGGCCCGGGTGCTCAGGGGCCGGGCGGCAAGCCGGGCCGGAACGGCTACTCCGGAACCGCTTTGGTCTCGGCCAACCTCGCCCGGACCCAGAGCTGGTGGCAGGAGAAGCTGCACCGGCTCAGCCTGCACGCCCGGGTCACCCTGCTGGCCGCCGTCGCGGTGGGCTTCGCGGTCGCGCTGGTCAGCGTCTCGGCGTACGTCACGGTGCGCCAGCAGATGTACCGCAACCTGGACTCCAGCCTGATCGACCGGGCCGAGCAGGCGGCCAAGACCGGCGTGCTGACCAACCAGCAGAACCTGGCCACCATTCCGACCGACGCCTTCGGCCTCAGCGACATCCGGCTCGGGCTGTACCTGGCGACCGGGCAGAAGGTCGGCGCGGCCGACAGCTACCTGCCGCCGATGGGTCCCACCGAGCTGGCCATCGCCCAGAGCCAGAGCAACGAGGCCAGCGTGCGGACGGTCGGCACCCGCAACGGCGCGCACTTCCGGGTGATCTCCGTGCCCGCCGAGTTCTGCCCGATCATGCATCCCTGCCAGCAGGACAGGGAGGCCCGGCTGCCCGCCGCGCTGGTCGTCGCCCAGTCGCTGGACCCGATCGACCGCACACTGCACAACCTCGGCATCGTGCTGTGGGCCTTCGGCCTGGTCGGAGTGATCGGCGCTGCCCTGGCCGGCAACGCGATCGCCCAGTCCGGGCTGCGACCACTGGTCCGGCTGACCGGTGCCGCCGAGCACGTGGCCAGGACCGAGGAGCTGCGACCGATCCCGGTGAGCGGCTCCGACGAGATCTCCCGGCTCGCGCTCGCCTTCAACGCGATGCTGCAGGCCCTGGCCCGGTCGCAGGACCGGCAGCGGCGGCTGGTCGGCGACGCGGGGCACGAGCTGCGGACACCGCTGACCAGTGTCCGGACCAACCTGGACCTGCTCGCCCAGGCCGACCAGCGCGGCGGTCTGCGCCCCGAGGACCGTCAGCAGCTGCTGGACGACGTCCGCGCACAGATGGACGAGCTGACCACGCTGATCGGCGACCTGACCGAGCTGGCCCGGGACACCCCGCAGGTCCGCGACGCCGAGCTGATCGAGCTGTCGAACGTGGTCGAGGACGCGGTGATCAAGGTCCGCCGCCGCGCGCCGGGGCTGGAGTGGGACGTCCAGCTGGACCCGTTCCCGGTCTGGGGCGACGAGCGCCTGCTCGGCCGGGCAGTGACCAACCTGCTCGACAACGCCGCGAAGTACAGCACTCCGGACGAGCCGGCGGGTGAGGACCAGCCGCCGGCCCGGGTGACGGTCCGGCTGCGCGACGGCGTGCTGACGGTGACCGACAGCGGCCCGGGCATCGCCGAGGCCGACCTGCCGCACGTGTTCGACCGGTTCTACCGCTCCAGCGAGGCACGCAGCAGGCCGGGCTCCGGTCTGGGCCTCGCGATCGTCAAGCACGCGGCCGAGCAGCACGGTGGCATGATCTACGCCCGCAACGCGCCCGGCGGCGGAGCACAGTTCACGCTGTGGCTGCCCCACGCCGCCACGCAGTCGCGATGACTCCCCCGCGGGGCGGCCGGGCCTTCGCGGTTCCCTCACAGTGTGCTCAGGGGATCTTCATCGAGTTCTTCGGCAGCTCTGACGGGATCTTCAGCGCGTTCTCAGGTCCGGCCCTCATGGTTGACCCATGACCGAGAACCAGCCGCACCAGCCGCAGAACCAGCCCGGGAACGACACCCCGGCGCAGGGTTCGACGTACGGGAACCAGGCCCCGCAGGGGACGTCGCCGTCGTACGGCTCGAGTCCGCAGGAGCGTACTCAGCAGCTGCCGACGACCGGCTACGGCCAGCACTCGCAGCAGCAGTACGCGCCGCACGGACCGGCGCGGCCGGGGCAGCACTCCTCAGGTGGGGGTGCTTTCCAGGGCGGACAGTTCGGTACGACCGGGGCGCATCAGGGGGCGTCGCCGGGTACCGGCTGGCCGTTCGCCGCCCAGCAGCCGGCCCAGCCGGAGCCACCCAAGCCCAAGCGGCGCGGGCTGGCTCTGGTGGCAGCCACCGCGCTGCTGGTCGGGACCGCCGGCGGTGTGGGTGGTGCGGCTGTGTACTCGGCGACGAACGACTCCAGCGCCACCCCGTCGGTGACCGCGCCGCTGACCGGCGGGCAGGCCGCTCCGGCCTCGGCGCCGGACGGCTCGGTGCAGAACGCCGCCGCCAAGGTGCTGCCGAGCGTGGTGAAGATCGCAGTCGCCACCGCGCAGGGTGCCGGCACCGGGTCCGGCATCGTGATCAGCCAGGACGGCCTGATCGTCACCAACAACCACGTGGTGGCGGGCGCCGGCAACGGCGGCCGGCTGAGCGTGATCCTGAACGACGGGCGGACCGTGCCGGCGACCATCGTCGGCACCGACCCGCTGACCGACCTCGCCGTGATCCGCGCCGACGCCAAGGACCTGAAGCCGGCCGTGCTCGGCAAGAGCGGTTCACTGCTCGTCGGCCAGGGCGTGGTCGCGATCGGTTCGCCGTTCGGCCTGGACGCGACCGTGACCAGCGGCATCGTGTCGGCCCTGAACCGTCCGGTCAGCTCGGGCGGCGAGCAGCAGGACAGCACCACGGTCTTCCCAGCCGTTCAGACCGACGCCGCGATCAACCCCGGGAACTCCGGCGGCGCCCTCATCGACCTCGCCGGCCAGGTGGTCGGAATCAACAGCGCGATCAAGACCGCCGGAGGATCGGGACAATCCGAAGGCGGCAACATCGGCCTGGGCTTCGCAATCCCGATCGACCAGGCCAAGCCGATCATCGACGAGCTGGTGGCCTCGGGCAAGGCCACGCATGCGCGGCTCGGAGTGACGGTCGGCGACGCGCAGTCCTCCGACGGGCTCACGCAAGGAGCGACCCTCGGCGAGGTGACGCCCGGCGGTGCGGCGGACAAGGCCGGCCTGAAGAGCGGTGACATCGTCACCGCGATCAACGGCAAGGCGATCGCGTCAGGGGACGCGTTGGTCGCCGCGGTCCGTTCG from Kribbella flavida DSM 17836 harbors:
- a CDS encoding response regulator transcription factor, with the protein product MRVLVVDDDRAVRDSLRRSLEFNDFEVVTASDGAEALAVIGNVDPDVVVMDVMMPRLDGLETTKALRAAGNNVPILVLTARDAVADRVDGLDAGGDDYLTKPFALEELLARLRALLRRSAAPGEGGPRGEILQYADLVVDVDAHEVHRGDVPIQLTRTEFSLLELLIRNPRRVLERAVILDAVWGYDFPTTANSLEVYIGYLRRKTEVNGLPRLIHTVRGIGYVLRDTPP
- a CDS encoding sensor histidine kinase produces the protein MSTQPPDFPSYAGRPRPGVPPTPSPRPAGPSGPPQPGQSPGVTGPGAPGPGAQGPGGKPGRNGYSGTALVSANLARTQSWWQEKLHRLSLHARVTLLAAVAVGFAVALVSVSAYVTVRQQMYRNLDSSLIDRAEQAAKTGVLTNQQNLATIPTDAFGLSDIRLGLYLATGQKVGAADSYLPPMGPTELAIAQSQSNEASVRTVGTRNGAHFRVISVPAEFCPIMHPCQQDREARLPAALVVAQSLDPIDRTLHNLGIVLWAFGLVGVIGAALAGNAIAQSGLRPLVRLTGAAEHVARTEELRPIPVSGSDEISRLALAFNAMLQALARSQDRQRRLVGDAGHELRTPLTSVRTNLDLLAQADQRGGLRPEDRQQLLDDVRAQMDELTTLIGDLTELARDTPQVRDAELIELSNVVEDAVIKVRRRAPGLEWDVQLDPFPVWGDERLLGRAVTNLLDNAAKYSTPDEPAGEDQPPARVTVRLRDGVLTVTDSGPGIAEADLPHVFDRFYRSSEARSRPGSGLGLAIVKHAAEQHGGMIYARNAPGGGAQFTLWLPHAATQSR
- a CDS encoding S1C family serine protease, whose translation is MTENQPHQPQNQPGNDTPAQGSTYGNQAPQGTSPSYGSSPQERTQQLPTTGYGQHSQQQYAPHGPARPGQHSSGGGAFQGGQFGTTGAHQGASPGTGWPFAAQQPAQPEPPKPKRRGLALVAATALLVGTAGGVGGAAVYSATNDSSATPSVTAPLTGGQAAPASAPDGSVQNAAAKVLPSVVKIAVATAQGAGTGSGIVISQDGLIVTNNHVVAGAGNGGRLSVILNDGRTVPATIVGTDPLTDLAVIRADAKDLKPAVLGKSGSLLVGQGVVAIGSPFGLDATVTSGIVSALNRPVSSGGEQQDSTTVFPAVQTDAAINPGNSGGALIDLAGQVVGINSAIKTAGGSGQSEGGNIGLGFAIPIDQAKPIIDELVASGKATHARLGVTVGDAQSSDGLTQGATLGEVTPGGAADKAGLKSGDIVTAINGKAIASGDALVAAVRSHRPGDEVTITFTRDGKPGQTVKAKLGSDNGNPTG
- a CDS encoding acetamidase/formamidase family protein, which produces MDIVDFTPDSEQLTWTFGGAAEVRRVRPGTQLRLWTEDAFCGRLRSTADLASASLSMPFVNPQTGPFYVEGAEPGDTLALHFVELTPARSWGASATIPFFGGLTSTDRTATLQDPLPERTWIYEVDTDRQTVGFQAQGSDLEVALPIEPMLGTVGLAPAAGEVRSSLVPDYFGGNMDTPEMKPGTTCYLRVNVEGALFSVGDGHYRQGEGESCGTAVEGAMNVVMVVALVKTPGPAWPRLETDDHLAVVGSSRPLEDAWRAGQVDMVGWLSELYGLDKLDAYQLLSQISEVPLANVVDANYSVVTKVPKRLLPRVSVYGGIHAHLRGTAR